From one Eptesicus fuscus isolate TK198812 chromosome 21, DD_ASM_mEF_20220401, whole genome shotgun sequence genomic stretch:
- the SLC38A7 gene encoding sodium-coupled neutral amino acid transporter 7 isoform X2, translated as MLVFIISGLVILAYCSQASNERTYQEVVWAVCGKLTGVLCEVSIAIYTFGTCIAFLIIIGDQQDKIIAVLAKEPEGAGGSPWYTDRKFTISLTAFLFILPLSIPREIGFQKYASFLSVVGTWYVTAIVIIKYIWPDKEMTPGDILTRPASWMAVFNAMPTICFGFQCHVSSVPIFNSMRQPEVKTWGGVVTAAMVIALAVYMGTGICGFLTFGASVDPDVLLSYPSNDVAVAVARAFIILSVLTSYSILHFCGRAVVEGLWLRYQEMPVEEDVGRERRRRVLQTVVWFLLTLLLALFIPDIGKVISVIGGLAACFIFVFPGLCLIQAKLSEMEEVKPASWWALVSYGVLLVTLGAFIFGQTTANAVFVDLWA; from the exons ATGCTGGTTTTCATCATCAGCGGCCTCGTCATCCTCGCCTACTGCTCCCAGGCCAGCAACGAGCGGACCTATCAGGAGGtggtgtgggctgtgtgtggcAAGCTGACGGGCGTGCTGTGCGAGGTGTCCATTGCCATCTACACCTTCGGCACCTGCATCGCCTTCCTCATCATCATTGGGGACCAGCAGGACAAAA TTATAGCTGTGTTGGCAAAGGAGCCTGAGGGGGCCGGTGGCAGCCCCTGGTACACAGACCGCAAGTTTACCATCAGCCTCACCGCCTTCCTCTTCATCctgcccctctccatccccagggAGATCGGCTTCCAGAAATATGCCAG CTTCCTGAGCGTCGTGGGCACCTGGTATGTCACCGCCATCGTTATCATCAAGTACATCTGGCCGGATAAGGAGATGACCCCGGGGGACATCCTGACCAG GCCAGCTTCCTGGATGGCCGTGTTCAATGCCATGCCCACCATCTGCTTTGGATTTCAG TGCCACGTGAGCAGCGTGCCCATCTTCAACAGCATGCGGCAGCCCGAggtgaagacctggggcgggGTGGTGACGGCCGCCATGGTCATAGCCCTTGCTGTGTACATGGGCACAG gcatCTGTGGCTTCCTGACCTTTGGCGCTTCTGTGGACCCCGACGTGCTCCTGTCCTACCCCTCCAACGatgtggccgtggccgtggcccgCGCCTTCATCATCCTGAGCGTGCTCACCTCCTACTCCATCCTGCACTTCTGTGGCCG GGCGGTGGTCGAAGGCCTGTGGCTGCGCTACCAGGAGATGCCCGTGGAGGAGGACGTGgggcgggagcggcggcggcgagTGCTGCAGACGGTGGTCTGGTTCCTGCTCACCCTGCTGCTGGCGCTCTTCATCCCCGACATCGGCAAGGTCATCTCGGTCATCGGAGGCCTGGCCGCCTGCTTCATCTTCGTCTTCCCAG GGCTGTGCCTCATTCAAGCCAAACTCTCTGAGATGGAGGAGGTCAAGCCAGCCAG ctggTGGGCGCTGGTCAGTTACGGAGTCCTCTTAGTCACCCTGGGAGCCTTCATCTTCGGCCAGACCACAGCCAACGCCGTCTTCGTGGATCTGTGGGCATAA